One uncultured Caproiciproducens sp. DNA segment encodes these proteins:
- a CDS encoding transglutaminase family protein — MNTDNHSAENNQPNIPGIQISPPLLTGHTASPAANAVFRMILILSGVFGAAWCFISAFALPVLPFTIISYTLLFVGVFALIYSLKRFQYLIFLIACLFYIAAAWYLRNSIFQGFIITVNRMMVAYSKHSDYEFPIYLVSALSSQYAHLCTLFVLFVLFIVTVLVSRAVMKNKSFWLAFFATAPLLLAALAFTITPNFLAVLMLFLCWTILILTRLSAEKKKGFIKIHKAFMTKSDSVSAKSGLLMIPAVLLCFVLIMAIFPRQSYQRPKEAENLRTNLIDSVTGGIFLNGGKAFAGNVNHVDLAGAGRVEFTGKTALQIKSDKKYPLYLKSFAGSVYTGSSWEQLADSDYTGINQKLKGLNVQNMSHAFVLLANRQNDPTLNPFGIQVKNIAAAKQCIYAPYNLATTPENITGVKFVNDAFIRSGFLFGTGRYSLYAYALSQDKISSDPAGVVLSLTKNSLFDSKSGTAYLQAQNQFSTLYSSNLAAYYKSTLPDDLLDVLDGQTKTFIKAEQDYRLFMYDKYTQLPRNTRKKILSLIKQDKQLNGFFTKDMTSSYSYSSVNDIANAVKKYLGSNCYYTLSPAKVPTGDDFVNFFVTESHQGYCVHFATAAAVMLRAMGVPARYAEGYIVTADDYLTAGIDGWANIRDSRAHAWVELYYPGLGWQPFDVTPGFNPARNLTQDNNPVNQPPASSTEVSSAPAESTAQSEPGNASSLPESTGSLPTGNSSTGGETEGSPDFNIAAAPLVLIIAFVVLLLACMAIKRRIVLRHRAKLFSLTDANKAAIEIYAYLTALEKYGGEISAGIKGIALKARFSQHSITEEERIMMADFAHQTAFTCYDRLPKVKRLVFKYIDNLI, encoded by the coding sequence ATGAATACAGATAACCATTCGGCAGAAAATAATCAGCCGAATATCCCCGGAATTCAAATTTCCCCACCGCTCCTGACCGGACATACGGCATCCCCTGCGGCAAATGCGGTGTTCCGCATGATCCTCATTCTGTCCGGTGTTTTCGGCGCGGCCTGGTGTTTCATCTCTGCCTTCGCACTGCCCGTCCTGCCCTTCACCATCATTTCATATACTCTTCTATTCGTCGGCGTATTTGCGCTGATTTATAGTTTGAAACGCTTCCAGTACCTGATTTTCCTCATTGCATGTCTTTTCTACATTGCAGCCGCATGGTATTTGCGCAATTCAATTTTCCAGGGATTCATCATCACTGTCAATCGCATGATGGTCGCCTATTCAAAACATTCCGATTACGAATTCCCCATTTATCTTGTTTCGGCGCTGTCCTCGCAGTATGCCCATCTTTGCACGCTGTTTGTACTGTTTGTACTGTTCATTGTCACCGTTTTAGTCAGTCGTGCCGTCATGAAAAATAAAAGTTTTTGGCTGGCCTTTTTCGCAACAGCTCCTTTGTTGCTTGCGGCACTCGCTTTTACGATCACGCCGAATTTTCTCGCTGTTCTTATGCTTTTTCTTTGTTGGACGATCCTGATTCTGACACGGCTGTCCGCAGAAAAGAAGAAAGGTTTTATAAAAATACACAAGGCTTTCATGACCAAAAGCGACTCCGTTTCAGCGAAAAGCGGCCTTTTGATGATCCCGGCAGTACTCCTCTGTTTTGTACTGATTATGGCGATATTTCCCCGTCAGAGCTATCAGCGCCCAAAAGAGGCTGAGAATTTGCGGACAAACCTGATCGACTCCGTAACGGGCGGTATATTTTTGAATGGCGGAAAGGCGTTTGCCGGAAACGTAAACCATGTGGATTTAGCAGGTGCGGGCCGTGTGGAATTCACCGGAAAAACCGCTCTGCAAATCAAATCGGATAAAAAATATCCTCTCTACCTGAAAAGCTTTGCCGGTAGCGTCTATACCGGCTCGAGTTGGGAACAATTGGCAGACTCCGACTATACCGGCATCAATCAAAAACTGAAAGGCCTGAATGTGCAGAATATGTCCCATGCGTTTGTTTTGCTGGCCAATCGGCAGAACGACCCGACTTTGAATCCATTCGGAATTCAGGTTAAAAATATCGCTGCGGCGAAACAATGCATTTATGCGCCGTACAATCTAGCTACTACCCCGGAGAATATTACCGGCGTCAAATTTGTCAATGATGCGTTTATCCGGTCCGGCTTTCTTTTCGGAACCGGCCGGTACAGCCTTTACGCATATGCACTGTCGCAGGACAAAATCAGCTCCGATCCTGCCGGAGTGGTTTTATCCCTGACCAAAAATTCGCTGTTTGATTCCAAAAGCGGGACTGCCTATCTTCAGGCACAAAACCAGTTTAGCACACTGTATTCCTCAAATCTTGCAGCCTATTACAAAAGCACCCTGCCGGATGACCTGCTAGATGTTTTGGATGGGCAGACTAAAACCTTTATCAAAGCAGAGCAGGATTACCGGCTGTTTATGTATGATAAATATACACAATTGCCGCGAAATACAAGGAAAAAGATATTAAGTCTGATAAAACAGGACAAGCAGTTAAACGGCTTCTTTACAAAAGATATGACCAGTTCTTATTCCTATTCATCTGTAAACGACATAGCCAATGCCGTGAAAAAATATCTGGGCAGTAACTGCTATTACACCCTGTCTCCCGCAAAAGTACCAACGGGTGATGATTTTGTCAACTTTTTTGTTACTGAAAGCCATCAGGGCTACTGCGTTCACTTCGCCACCGCCGCGGCCGTCATGCTTCGAGCCATGGGCGTACCGGCGCGTTATGCGGAGGGTTACATTGTCACGGCAGACGATTATTTAACCGCCGGAATCGACGGCTGGGCTAATATTCGGGACAGCCGCGCGCACGCATGGGTGGAACTCTATTATCCGGGCCTGGGCTGGCAGCCTTTTGACGTTACGCCCGGCTTCAACCCGGCGCGCAATTTAACCCAGGACAACAACCCGGTAAACCAACCCCCTGCTTCAAGTACAGAGGTCAGCAGCGCACCCGCTGAGAGCACAGCGCAAAGCGAACCGGGAAACGCATCCTCACTCCCTGAAAGCACCGGATCACTTCCCACCGGCAATTCCTCAACCGGCGGAGAAACGGAAGGCAGTCCCGATTTTAACATTGCCGCTGCGCCGCTTGTCCTAATCATAGCCTTTGTAGTCCTTCTACTTGCCTGTATGGCTATAAAGCGCAGAATCGTGCTACGGCATCGAGCAAAATTATTCAGCCTTACAGACGCCAATAAGGCTGCAATTGAAATTTATGCGTATCTTACCGCACTTGAAAAATACGGCGGTGAAATCAGTGCCGGAATAAAAGGAATTGCATTGAAAGCCCGTTTCAGTCAGCACAGTATCACAGAGGAAGAAAGAATCATGATGGCGGACTTTGCGCATCAGACAGCTTTCACGTGCTATGATCGGCTGCCAAAAGTCAAACGGCTTGTATTTAAATATATCGACAATTTAATTTAA
- a CDS encoding DUF58 domain-containing protein, whose amino-acid sequence MFRYRAAYCAALAAAILFFIFFKEYLSFFTLIFVLLLPFISWMFMLPAVRKTTVELQIKNSLADKNEDFSLLIVLKNASALPVARAQIRFFCENSLSGEEQNQILVLPISAHTEQNVEYRMQSGHIGRVTAELTQIRYYDFLGIFTLKLTPNAQAEIFITPKIHLIDGKIDLTAAAGMENSSYSKVKPGDDPSEIFDVRAFRSGDRLRSIHWKLSSKLDELMVKEFSLPANSELLLLVELLAPDMTVLDALIETAASLSHFFSENQISHRIEWFDKKKNQFHTASIENDEDLAVLLNGMLSSQYNEDEPYALDFHGKTEKAAESFSHAIYITGKLTNTLSGFCDRPNKEKITVLLISEQMDQEQQRLADGLHAMGAAVVTVYPEKIQQSLSGLIL is encoded by the coding sequence ATGTTTCGTTATCGTGCCGCCTACTGCGCCGCTCTTGCCGCGGCAATTTTATTCTTCATCTTTTTTAAAGAATATCTGTCGTTTTTCACGCTGATATTCGTTCTGCTTCTGCCGTTCATTTCATGGATGTTTATGCTGCCCGCCGTGCGCAAAACGACGGTGGAACTTCAAATAAAGAATTCCCTTGCTGATAAAAATGAGGATTTTTCTCTGTTGATCGTCCTGAAAAATGCTTCCGCCCTGCCGGTTGCCCGGGCACAAATCCGCTTTTTCTGTGAAAATTCGTTGAGCGGTGAAGAACAAAATCAAATTCTGGTTCTGCCGATCAGCGCCCATACGGAACAGAATGTCGAATATCGGATGCAGTCGGGCCACATCGGCCGGGTAACGGCGGAACTGACACAAATCAGGTATTATGACTTTCTCGGGATTTTCACCTTGAAACTGACGCCCAACGCTCAGGCAGAAATTTTTATAACCCCCAAAATACATCTGATCGACGGAAAGATAGACTTGACTGCGGCCGCCGGTATGGAAAACAGTTCTTATTCAAAAGTCAAACCGGGCGACGATCCATCTGAAATATTCGATGTACGGGCGTTTCGTAGCGGCGACCGCCTGCGCAGCATTCATTGGAAGCTCAGTTCCAAGCTCGATGAACTGATGGTGAAAGAATTCAGCCTGCCGGCGAACAGCGAGTTGCTTTTACTCGTTGAACTGCTTGCTCCGGATATGACGGTACTCGACGCACTGATCGAAACAGCCGCCTCACTTTCACATTTTTTCTCCGAAAATCAAATCAGCCACCGGATTGAATGGTTTGATAAAAAAAAGAATCAGTTTCATACCGCAAGCATTGAAAACGATGAGGATTTGGCTGTTCTTCTAAACGGTATGCTTTCTTCACAATACAATGAAGATGAACCATATGCACTCGACTTCCACGGCAAAACAGAAAAAGCCGCAGAAAGTTTTTCACATGCAATTTATATAACCGGGAAGCTGACGAATACACTTTCCGGCTTCTGCGACAGGCCAAACAAAGAAAAAATAACGGTGCTGTTGATCAGTGAACAGATGGATCAGGAACAGCAGCGATTGGCGGATGGCCTGCACGCGATGGGTGCTGCTGTGGTAACAGTGTATCCTGAAAAAATACAGCAGAGCCTTTCCGGTCTGATTCTATGA
- a CDS encoding MoxR family ATPase, with translation MQEKAVRIINEVKKAVVGKDVIIKKVLMVIFAQGHILLEDIPGVGKTTLALAFSKAMSLDYKRVQFTPDVMPTDVTGFSIYNKATGLLEYKPGAALCNLFLADEINRTSSKTQSALLEVMEEGSITVDGTTRPTPKPYIVIATQNPIGSVGTQMLPDSQLDRFMVRLTMGYPELHDEIEILKRKQGDDPLESVRKVADAQDIIAMQNETDKVYLSNDLYAYIARLVGATRENSLIRLGASPRGSISLVKMAQADAYLSGRDYVVPKDVQSVFFDVVEHRIILSPQAKISNVTSAGLLKTILKEVPAPAIAQR, from the coding sequence ATGCAGGAAAAAGCTGTGCGAATCATCAACGAGGTGAAAAAGGCCGTTGTGGGGAAAGATGTAATCATCAAAAAAGTGCTGATGGTCATCTTTGCACAAGGGCATATTCTGCTCGAAGACATTCCCGGTGTTGGAAAAACGACATTGGCCCTCGCATTTTCCAAGGCGATGTCTCTGGATTATAAACGTGTTCAGTTTACACCGGATGTCATGCCGACCGACGTAACGGGTTTTTCGATTTACAACAAGGCAACCGGCTTGTTGGAGTACAAGCCCGGCGCCGCGCTGTGCAACCTGTTCCTCGCGGACGAAATCAACCGCACGTCCAGCAAAACGCAGTCCGCCCTTTTGGAGGTCATGGAGGAAGGGAGCATTACCGTTGACGGAACCACTCGCCCCACTCCGAAACCGTACATCGTGATCGCAACCCAAAACCCCATCGGTTCGGTGGGCACGCAGATGCTGCCGGATTCGCAGCTTGACCGCTTTATGGTACGCCTGACCATGGGCTACCCAGAACTGCATGACGAGATCGAAATTTTAAAACGCAAGCAGGGTGATGATCCGTTGGAATCGGTCCGCAAAGTTGCCGATGCGCAAGATATCATTGCAATGCAGAATGAGACGGACAAAGTATATTTATCCAATGATCTATATGCATATATTGCACGGCTGGTGGGAGCGACACGTGAAAACAGCCTGATCCGCCTGGGCGCAAGTCCCCGCGGCTCTATCTCGCTTGTGAAAATGGCACAGGCGGACGCCTATCTTTCCGGCAGGGATTACGTGGTTCCGAAGGATGTGCAATCTGTTTTTTTCGATGTGGTGGAACACCGGATTATACTGAGCCCCCAAGCGAAGATAAGCAATGTTACCTCAGCCGGATTGCTGAAGACGATTTTAAAGGAAGTTCCCGCGCCCGCCATTGCGCAGCGCTAG
- a CDS encoding NAD-dependent protein deacylase, with protein MEQNIEKLQHMIDESKRIVFFGGAGVSTESGIPDFRSVDGLYHQQYKYPPETMLSHSFYETHTKEFFNFYRAKMLCLTAKPNAAHKKLAELEQAGKLTAVVTQNIDGLHQLAGSKTVYELHGSVHRNYCQRCHKLYDAEFILHSTGIPTCTCGGTIKPDVVLYEEGLNQRTLYGAVEAIERADMLIIGGTSLAVYPAASLIDYYKGDRLVLINRTSTPQDSNANLLIQGSIGEVFDMIK; from the coding sequence ATGGAACAAAATATTGAAAAACTGCAGCACATGATTGACGAAAGCAAACGCATTGTGTTTTTTGGGGGAGCGGGGGTTTCGACTGAGAGCGGTATACCGGATTTTCGCAGTGTTGACGGACTTTACCATCAGCAATACAAATACCCCCCTGAAACGATGCTCAGCCACAGTTTTTATGAAACGCATACGAAGGAGTTCTTTAATTTTTACCGTGCGAAGATGCTTTGTCTTACTGCAAAGCCGAACGCCGCGCACAAGAAGCTTGCCGAACTTGAGCAGGCGGGGAAGCTGACCGCGGTTGTAACGCAGAATATTGACGGGCTGCATCAGCTGGCCGGGAGCAAAACGGTTTATGAGCTGCACGGCTCCGTACACCGCAATTATTGTCAGCGGTGCCATAAACTATACGACGCGGAGTTCATCCTGCACAGTACGGGAATTCCGACCTGTACCTGCGGCGGCACAATCAAGCCCGATGTTGTTCTGTATGAGGAAGGGCTCAATCAGCGCACGCTGTACGGTGCGGTGGAAGCAATTGAGCGGGCGGACATGCTGATTATCGGCGGTACCTCGCTTGCGGTTTATCCGGCGGCGAGTTTGATTGACTATTACAAAGGAGATCGGCTTGTTTTGATTAACCGCACCAGCACGCCGCAGGACAGCAACGCCAATCTGCTGATACAGGGCAGTATCGGTGAAGTGTTTGATATGATAAAATAA
- a CDS encoding DUF4358 domain-containing protein — MKKLLSLLLAVTMLCSLAACGGGTKQADLSKVMTEMKAKITNQEMMDYAAEDLMPNYGIDSADVKQFAAYVDSTGIKGDEIIFLEGKDADAAKRIKEKLDARYKNKENEMKDYLPEEYAVLKKCGVNQNGNYVSMIVSPQYEELNGIYNTAIKK; from the coding sequence ATGAAAAAGCTTTTATCTTTGCTGCTCGCCGTAACAATGCTCTGTTCCTTGGCCGCATGCGGCGGCGGAACAAAACAGGCCGACCTTTCCAAGGTCATGACAGAAATGAAGGCAAAAATCACCAATCAGGAAATGATGGACTATGCCGCCGAGGACCTGATGCCGAATTACGGCATTGATTCCGCCGATGTAAAGCAGTTTGCCGCTTATGTCGATTCAACCGGCATAAAAGGGGATGAGATCATCTTTCTTGAGGGTAAGGACGCCGACGCTGCCAAACGGATCAAGGAAAAGCTGGACGCCAGATACAAAAATAAAGAAAACGAAATGAAGGATTATCTGCCGGAAGAATACGCGGTGCTGAAAAAATGCGGCGTAAATCAAAACGGAAATTATGTCAGCATGATCGTGTCCCCCCAATACGAGGAACTGAACGGAATTTATAATACGGCAATCAAAAAGTAA
- a CDS encoding GDSL-type esterase/lipase family protein, translating into MNNNKRYGKTGLTILIVGLLILSGCNGNKKDTSSTQSASSSVQSAVSSAASSEGPASQSASSSQPDSTAVVEQSDKADASYLDDAVFIGDSVSLKLKNYVTAKRKTEAGFFGKAQFLAAGSMGSGNALKPLDSSSIHPSYNGKKALLEDNIAAMGAKKVYIMLGANDLAVYGLDGSINNMSKLLSKIKAKSPGAKIFVQSATPIIKEQQMTNLNNPNLAAYDAKLNDLCKQNGYYYIDVASVMRNSEGNLKPEYCSDPNDLGIHFTDKACQIWIDYLLTHTVK; encoded by the coding sequence ATGAATAATAATAAAAGATATGGAAAAACAGGACTTACAATATTGATTGTCGGTCTATTGATTTTAAGCGGCTGCAACGGAAACAAAAAAGATACTTCGAGTACTCAATCGGCAAGTTCTTCCGTGCAAAGCGCAGTTTCGTCTGCGGCAAGCTCGGAAGGGCCCGCCTCACAGTCAGCGTCTTCTTCGCAGCCGGATTCAACCGCAGTTGTGGAACAAAGTGATAAGGCGGACGCGAGTTATCTTGATGACGCGGTTTTTATCGGCGATTCAGTTTCATTGAAGCTGAAAAACTATGTGACGGCAAAGCGCAAAACAGAGGCTGGATTTTTTGGCAAAGCGCAGTTTTTGGCCGCCGGCAGCATGGGCAGCGGCAACGCGCTGAAACCGCTGGACAGTTCCTCGATTCATCCGTCCTATAATGGGAAAAAGGCGCTTTTGGAAGACAATATTGCGGCAATGGGCGCAAAAAAAGTATACATCATGCTCGGTGCCAACGATCTTGCCGTATATGGACTTGATGGCTCCATCAATAACATGTCAAAGCTTCTCTCAAAAATCAAGGCGAAATCTCCCGGTGCTAAAATATTTGTGCAATCCGCCACTCCTATTATTAAGGAACAGCAGATGACAAACCTTAATAATCCGAATCTTGCGGCTTACGATGCAAAACTGAACGATCTCTGCAAACAGAACGGATATTATTATATAGATGTCGCTTCGGTTATGCGCAACAGTGAAGGCAACCTGAAGCCGGAATATTGCAGCGACCCCAACGATCTTGGAATCCATTTTACCGACAAGGCCTGTCAGATATGGATTGATTACCTTTTGACGCACACTGTAAAATAA
- a CDS encoding DUF1540 domain-containing protein has translation MTNLHCDVMSCSNNRDNFCCRPEIQVSGRQALGSEQTCCSSFLDATDGAQNSVGCSLPNTSLDVYCEAENCTFNTNERCSANEISVKSGENSPHTQSATECASFQSR, from the coding sequence ATGACCAATTTACATTGTGATGTAATGAGCTGTTCAAACAACAGAGATAACTTTTGCTGCAGGCCGGAGATTCAAGTCAGCGGACGTCAGGCACTGGGCAGCGAACAAACCTGTTGTTCATCTTTTTTAGATGCGACGGACGGTGCGCAGAACTCAGTTGGCTGTTCTCTCCCGAATACGTCTCTGGATGTTTACTGTGAAGCAGAAAACTGCACGTTTAATACAAATGAACGGTGCAGTGCGAATGAAATCAGCGTCAAATCCGGAGAAAACAGTCCGCACACACAGTCAGCGACCGAATGTGCAAGCTTTCAGAGCAGATAA
- a CDS encoding ECF transporter S component, producing the protein MKATINKETLFLAQFSMLLAIEAIVCFTPLGSLPAFGPIVATLGMVPVIITAIILGTNAGAAMGFFTGLFSFCVWTFVPPSPLAFIFTPFYSAGPITRNYWSLAICFVPRILVGVVTGLSFSLFTKLKWKNIFAYGLSGALGSLTNTLLVLGGIYVFFGQSYADAIKTSFNLLLGLIGLTILTSGIPEAVIGGAAAYAICYPIKKHMSRSFE; encoded by the coding sequence ATGAAAGCAACGATCAACAAAGAGACCCTTTTTCTGGCACAGTTTTCGATGCTGCTTGCAATAGAAGCAATCGTATGCTTCACTCCCCTTGGTTCATTGCCGGCCTTTGGTCCAATCGTCGCAACACTCGGTATGGTTCCGGTTATTATAACCGCAATCATTTTAGGCACCAACGCCGGGGCAGCCATGGGTTTTTTTACCGGGCTGTTCAGTTTTTGCGTCTGGACTTTCGTTCCGCCAAGTCCGCTGGCATTCATTTTCACTCCTTTTTATTCGGCCGGCCCCATAACGCGGAATTACTGGAGCCTTGCCATCTGTTTTGTACCCAGAATCTTGGTCGGCGTGGTTACCGGCCTGAGTTTCAGCCTGTTTACAAAACTGAAATGGAAAAATATATTTGCATATGGCCTTAGCGGTGCACTGGGCAGTTTGACCAATACCCTTCTGGTGCTTGGCGGAATCTATGTTTTCTTTGGACAGAGCTATGCGGACGCCATCAAAACCAGTTTTAATCTGCTGCTTGGGCTGATTGGACTTACCATCTTGACAAGCGGTATTCCGGAAGCGGTAATCGGCGGAGCCGCGGCTTATGCAATCTGTTACCCCATCAAAAAACATATGAGCCGCAGTTTTGAATAA
- a CDS encoding MATE family efflux transporter translates to MKKSLAGVTNMTLGNPYELIFVFSIPLLIGNVFQQLYNMVDSIVVGNFVGEKALAAVGTGFPIIFMMSSLFMGIGIGATIMISQFYGAKDIENVENTINTIYSAMMIGTVPLTIAGVFLGEPLLRLMKVPDDGTLGMAKLYLVVVFVGVIGNLGFNINSGILQGLGDSRTSLLFLLIATIINIVLDLLFTVVFGWGVFGVAFATIIAQFCSWVFGIRFINRHFAFIHIQVFKFKFNGQLFKKALKLGIPSGIQQALFSIGIMVMQALVNSYGSAYMAGFNGANKIDTFAFMPIQSFAAAVTTYVGQNVGASQIERVKSGAKAGLILSIGSSIVISAVIYPLSALFMHMFNQNPEVINAGVAYLHCVLPFYAILAFLFTLNAVLRGAGEMMIPMISTFVSLWFARVPVAYLIAQYWGKDYIYLSYAVGWFLGAVISFTSYKIGRWKNKSVVESKDDVEIEL, encoded by the coding sequence GTGAAAAAATCCCTGGCCGGCGTTACGAATATGACTTTGGGAAATCCATATGAACTGATTTTTGTGTTTTCAATCCCGCTGCTGATCGGCAATGTGTTCCAGCAGCTTTACAACATGGTCGACAGCATCGTCGTAGGTAATTTTGTAGGAGAAAAAGCACTGGCAGCTGTCGGTACCGGTTTTCCAATTATTTTCATGATGAGTTCCCTGTTCATGGGAATTGGAATCGGCGCAACGATCATGATTTCTCAGTTTTACGGAGCCAAAGATATTGAGAATGTCGAAAATACCATTAATACAATTTATTCCGCTATGATGATTGGAACCGTTCCGCTGACCATAGCGGGTGTTTTTTTAGGCGAACCCCTTTTGCGGCTGATGAAAGTACCGGACGACGGCACGCTCGGTATGGCAAAACTTTATCTGGTTGTTGTGTTCGTCGGCGTAATAGGGAACCTCGGCTTTAATATTAATTCAGGTATTCTGCAGGGGCTCGGGGACAGCCGAACCTCTCTTTTATTTTTGCTCATTGCGACCATTATTAACATTGTTCTCGACCTCCTTTTCACCGTCGTCTTTGGTTGGGGCGTATTTGGCGTGGCATTCGCCACTATTATCGCGCAGTTCTGTTCTTGGGTATTTGGAATTCGGTTTATTAACAGACATTTCGCATTTATTCACATTCAGGTATTTAAATTTAAGTTTAACGGCCAGCTTTTTAAAAAAGCGCTTAAGCTTGGTATTCCCTCGGGGATACAGCAGGCTTTGTTTTCTATTGGCATCATGGTGATGCAGGCTTTAGTAAATTCTTATGGTTCCGCCTATATGGCCGGTTTTAACGGTGCAAATAAAATAGACACCTTTGCGTTTATGCCCATACAAAGTTTTGCCGCCGCGGTTACCACCTATGTCGGGCAAAACGTGGGTGCTTCCCAAATAGAGCGTGTGAAATCCGGTGCGAAAGCGGGGCTTATCCTTTCAATCGGGTCCAGTATTGTGATCAGTGCCGTTATTTATCCGCTGAGCGCTCTATTTATGCACATGTTCAACCAAAATCCCGAGGTTATTAACGCCGGAGTGGCTTATTTGCACTGCGTGCTGCCGTTTTACGCCATTTTAGCCTTTTTATTTACTCTGAACGCCGTGCTCCGGGGCGCAGGCGAAATGATGATTCCTATGATCTCGACCTTTGTTTCCCTGTGGTTCGCGAGAGTGCCGGTTGCATACCTGATTGCGCAGTATTGGGGAAAAGATTACATTTATCTGTCCTATGCCGTCGGCTGGTTTCTTGGCGCCGTTATTTCCTTTACCTCCTATAAAATTGGAAGATGGAAAAACAAGAGCGTTGTGGAATCCAAAGATGACGTTGAAATCGAACTTTAA
- a CDS encoding MmcQ/YjbR family DNA-binding protein, whose translation MLTKRQLIDYCLTFPRAYEDYPFDEDSGSADAWAVMRHRVNQKSFAFIFERGGHLNINLKCDPMYADLLRGVYPGVIPAYHMNKVHWNTVIIDGAIPDGEVFSWIGQSYGLIKPKSKKI comes from the coding sequence ATGCTGACAAAAAGGCAACTGATCGATTATTGTCTGACATTTCCCCGCGCGTATGAAGACTATCCGTTTGACGAGGACTCCGGGTCGGCGGACGCGTGGGCTGTTATGCGCCATCGGGTAAACCAAAAGAGTTTTGCCTTTATTTTTGAACGCGGCGGACATTTAAATATTAACCTGAAATGTGATCCGATGTACGCGGATCTGCTGCGCGGCGTTTACCCCGGTGTAATTCCTGCATACCATATGAACAAGGTGCACTGGAATACCGTAATCATTGACGGCGCTATTCCCGATGGGGAAGTTTTTTCATGGATAGGCCAAAGTTACGGCCTTATAAAGCCCAAAAGCAAAAAAATATAA
- a CDS encoding ABC transporter substrate-binding protein, translating to MKNTIKKIMAGILAVTLAASFTACSSGTAASSAAGTAASAAQSQTAAKNFKIGVIQYATHPSLDNCFNGFKAGLEEAGYQDGDNITIDFQNAQGDNANGDLIAKNMVSKKYDMIMGIATPAAMSAYSAAKSTDIPVVFTAVSDAVAAGIVKSNDKPGVNCTGSSDVLPLEQQMKMIRAFLPDAKKIGILYTTSEPNSVSQLVQFKELAPKYNFEIVDVGVTNASEVAAAAATAVSKGVDCINNFTDNNVVDNLSTVLQAASKAKIPVFGSEEEQVKNGCLASQSIDYVALGKETGKMAAKILKGAAKASETPVFMVKDCTPVYNKEVMAKLGLTLPSEYSGAAAVTK from the coding sequence ATGAAAAACACAATTAAAAAAATAATGGCGGGTATTCTGGCGGTTACGCTCGCAGCTTCCTTTACAGCATGTTCTTCCGGTACAGCCGCAAGCTCAGCGGCAGGCACGGCAGCTTCGGCGGCACAGAGCCAGACCGCGGCGAAAAATTTTAAGATTGGTGTCATCCAGTACGCCACACATCCTTCACTTGACAATTGCTTCAACGGATTTAAAGCGGGCCTTGAAGAAGCCGGTTATCAAGACGGAGATAATATTACCATTGATTTTCAAAATGCACAGGGCGACAATGCAAACGGTGATCTGATCGCTAAAAATATGGTTTCAAAAAAATATGACATGATAATGGGTATCGCCACTCCGGCGGCCATGTCTGCCTACAGCGCGGCGAAGAGCACCGATATCCCTGTTGTGTTCACTGCTGTTTCCGATGCGGTCGCCGCCGGAATCGTTAAGTCCAACGACAAGCCGGGCGTTAACTGCACCGGCTCGTCCGATGTGCTTCCGCTTGAGCAGCAAATGAAAATGATCCGCGCTTTTCTGCCGGATGCCAAGAAAATCGGCATCCTCTATACCACCAGCGAACCGAATTCCGTTTCTCAGCTTGTGCAGTTTAAAGAGCTCGCGCCAAAATACAATTTTGAAATTGTCGATGTCGGTGTGACCAACGCCTCCGAAGTCGCCGCCGCTGCAGCGACCGCTGTTTCAAAGGGTGTTGACTGCATTAATAATTTTACCGATAATAATGTTGTCGATAACCTTTCCACGGTTCTTCAGGCGGCGAGCAAAGCGAAGATCCCGGTTTTTGGTTCGGAAGAGGAGCAGGTGAAAAATGGCTGCCTCGCCTCACAAAGCATTGATTATGTTGCTCTCGGAAAGGAAACCGGAAAAATGGCGGCTAAAATACTGAAGGGGGCAGCCAAGGCTTCCGAAACGCCGGTATTTATGGTGAAGGACTGTACACCAGTATATAACAAAGAAGTCATGGCTAAGCTTGGCCTGACCTTGCCGTCGGAATATTCCGGTGCCGCCGCGGTAACAAAATAA